CCCGCTCCGCGCCGGTCCGCTCGCTCAGGCTCTCGCGGTAGTGGGCGGGCGTGCCGTGGGCGACAAGGACCTCCGGGAGGCCGGATTCCCGCAGCGTGACGGTCAGCGGCCACTCCCCCGGCACGTCCAGCAGCCCCGCCCGGTCGAGTTGCCCGGCGCTCCACTCGGTCGCGCCCCAGAAGGGATCGGCAAACCACTCGGGCGGCAGCGTCTCCGAGCGGGTGTGCCACAGCCGCAATAGGTCGTCGTGGTTGCCCAGGGTAAAGGTCACGTCGTCCCGGCCCAGCAACAGCCCCAGCGCCTCGGCGGAGTCCGGCCCCCGGTTCACCACGTCGCCGTTGACCACGATGCGGTCCACCCCCTGACGGTCGATGTCGGCCAGGACGGCGCGCAGGGCGTCCGCGTTTCCGTGGATGTCGGCGATCAGGGCGACGCGCACGGGGGGCATTGTAGGGGAGCGGTCAGCTTTCAGCCAGAAAAGCCTCAGAGGGTAAGCTGACGGCTGAAAGCTGAGGGCTGAGGGCTCTATCCTTTCCCCCATGATTGACGCCCTCGTGGGAAACACGCCCCTGGTGCAGCTCCGGCGGGTGGTCGAGCCGGGGATGGCCGACGTGTTCGTGAAGCTCGAAGGCCTGAACCCGGGCGGCAGCATCAAGGACCGCACGGCGCTGGGCCTGATCGAGGACGCCGAGCGGCGCGGGGTCCTGGGGCCCGGCGGCACCATCGTCGAGCCGACGAGCGGGAATACGGGCATCGGGCTCGCGCAGGTGGCGGCGGCGCGGGGGTACAAACTCATCCTCTGTATGCCCGCCCAGATGAGCGAGGAGCGCAAGCGGACCCTGCAAGCCTACGGGGCCGAACTCGTCCTCACCGACCCCGAGCGCCGCATGATCGCCGCCATCGAGGAGGCGGAGCGCATCTCGCAGGAGACGGGCGCCGTCATGGTCGGCCAGTTCACCAACCCCGCCAACCCCGCCGCCCACGAGCGCACCACCGGCCCCGAGCTGTGGGCGCAGATGGAGGGCCGCGTCGACGCCTTCGTCTTCGGCTCGGGCACGGGCGGCACGATCAGCGGGGTGGGCCGCTTTCTCAAACGGCAGGACCCGGGGGTGAGGGTGGTCGCCGTCGAGCCCGCCCGCTCCAACGTCCTGAGCGGCGGCGAGCGCGGCGAGCACGGTTTTCAGGGCATGGGCCCCGGCTTCATCCCCGAGAACCTCGACCGCTCGGTGATCGACGAGATCATCCCGGTCTGGGAGGAAGACGCCTACCCCCTGGCCCGGCGCCTCGCCCGCGAGGAAGGCGTCTTCGTGGGCATGAGCAGCGGCGCGATGGCCTGGGCCGCGCTGGAGGTGGCCCGCCGTCTGGGGCCGGGCAAGCGGGTCGCCACCATCGCCTGCGATACGGGCGCGCGTTACCTGACGACCAGCCTCTTCAGTGGCGGCCCCGGCACCCCCAAGGGCTACAAGCCCTACTCCCGCGAGCGAGTGGAGGAGGCGGAGAGGGTCGTGGGCTGAGGCGGGAGGCGGAGGGGGTGGGGAAAGTCACTCGATCTCGACTCAGAGACCTGCTCGCGGAAGGGGTGAGCGGGCGCGGCGTCCCAGAGCCAGAGGGAATATCCAGACAGTCTTCCCCCCGCCGCGCTGGTGGGGCGTTTCATTTCACCTCCTCCCGGCCTCCCCCCTCAAGGGGGAGGAGTCAAAACAACACGCCCGCTTGAGTCACCCAGCGAAGAAGGCCGCCCGGAACATCTGGACGGCCCTCTCCTTCTCTTTCGGCTGACGGCTGAGAGCTGACCGCTCCTCCCCTACCGCCGCCCACCCCCGAACATCCCGATCAGGTCGTCGAGCGCGTTTCCGTCGCCGTCGCGGTCGAGGACGTTGTTGAGGGTGCCGATCATGCCGCCCATGTTGCCCGCGCCGCCGCCCATCTGGCCGGTGCCGACGTGGCCGGGCTGGCCCAGCGGATTCTGGTCGTACCCGGTCTGACCCGAAGGATCCCGGGTGTAGTCGGAGATCATGGGCCCACCGAGCACCTCGCCCTGAGTCTGCCTCGGGTCCTGAGCGTATCCGGACTGGCCGTACGGGTCCTGGGAGTAGCCGGGAATCACGGAGCCACCGCCCAGCACGCCGCCCTGCGTCGGCGTCTGCCCCTGACCACCCCCGAGCATCCCCCCGAGGCCGCCGCCCATGCCGCCCCCCAGCATTCCGCCGAGGATGCTGCCGATGTCGAAGCCGCCCGCGCCGCCCATCTGGCCGCCACCCATCTGGCCGAAGCCGCCGCCCTGACCCTGCCGCTGGCGGCTGAGGTAACCGAGCACCAGGGGCGCGGCCATCGCCAGCACCTGCATCGCGAGTTGCGGGTCAATTCCGGCGCGGCGGCTCACGGCGTTCGCGGCGGCCTGCTGCTGGTTGCCGAAAACGTGCCCGAGGATGTTCTGGCCCTGGTACGGATCGGGCGCCTGTCCCTGGCCGAACAGGTCGAGGGCGCTGCCGTCATGCTGGTCGAGGGCCCCCGACAGGGCCTGCGCCCCGCCCGGCTGCTGCGCGTTGCGGGTCATCGCGCCGAGGAGCAGGGGCACGGCGGCCTCCAGGGCGGCCTGCGTCTGGTTGGGGCTGGTGCCGAGGCGGTTGCCGACCGTCTGCTGCGCCTGACCCATGCCGCCGAGCATGTTGAAAATGTCCATCATGGTGGGTTCCTCCTTGAGGGTGGGTGTAGGACGTGGTAACCGTCAGATAGCCTAGCCTCCACCTCTCGCCCGGGGGACTGAGGAGGATTGAGGGTTTCCTGACCTCCGCCGTGTGGGGTCAGGCGATGGTGCGGCACGTTGATGGAGGGAGTTTGTCAGGAACAGAGCCCGTAAGCTGAAGCTTGGTACGGAGGAAGTCGGTCTGAGGTTCGATTCGAAGGCACAACGCACACGACGGGCGAGGCTCCGGCGCCGGGTTCTGCCGAGCCTGTGGCTGGGGACGACGACGTGGTTTTGCACGCTGGCGCTGCTGTCAGACCCCGCACTCGATGTCACGACTGGCCTCAGAGGGCTGGCCCTGGGCGTCCTTGCCTCTGGCTGGTGGCGGGTCTGGGGGGCGAGCCGAACGAGCGCCTCAGGTTGGGTGGAAGTTCTGCTGACAACCCAGGTGGCGCTGACGCTCGCTTGGGGATGGCCGAGGTCTGCCATTTCCCCGGTCACGTCGCGGCCAGCGACACGCGAGGATCTGCTCGCATGGGGCATGATCCTTCTCACCCTGCTCCTCTTCGTGGGAGCCGTGATCTACCTCCGCCTGCCGCGCCGAGAGGAATGAGCCTTTGACTTCCCCCCTCCCCCCCGCCTTCTTCGACCGCGACCCCACGCGCGTCGCCCGCGAACTGCTCGGTTCAACCCTCGTGCGCGTCCTGCCCGGCGGCGAGCGGCTCGCGGGCCGGGTGGTGGAGGCCGAGGCGTACGACTGCCCCCGCGATCCCGCCTGCGCCGCCGGACGCTTCCACCTCGTCCGCACCGTGGCGATGGCGATTGCGCCCGGTCACTGGCTCTTCTGGTCGGCGCACGGCCACCCCCTGCTGCAAGTCGCCTGCCGCGAGGAAGGGGTGTCGGCAAGCGTCCTGATCCGCGCCCTGGAACCCGTGGAGGGCCTGGGCACCATGCTCACCCACCGTCCCGTGACCCGCGAGCGCGACCTGACGAACGGCCCCGCCAAGCTCGTCTACGCCCTCGGCCTCGACCCGGCGGCGGTGGCGGGCCTGCCCGTGAACGGCCCCACCCTGCACCTCCTCCCCGGCGAACCCCTGCCCGACGAACGGGTGGAGGTCACGGCCAGGGTCGGCATCCTGGCGGGGAAGAACCTGCCGTGGCGCTTCCTGATCCGGGGCAATCCCTGGGTCTCACCCGGGGTGCCGAGCATGGACCTCAGCGCGGGGCTGATGGGTGAGGGCCTGCCCGGCGCCTCCCACTGAAATGATCGTGTTTGGGGCCTATTCGTAGGCTGGAAGGGTGCAGACCTCCTCACCTCGGCCACCCAGTCGTCACACCGTTGGGGTGGAACCGGGGACGGCTCCACCCTCGCAGGGGCCGAAGACGCCGCGTGGTGCATTTGGGCGGCTTCCTTTCTCGTACCTGACCTGCGCCCCCTTTACTCTGGGCCTGCTGTTTATGGTGTCGTACAAGATGGCCCACGAGGCCCAATTCGCGCTGGCGCCTAAGGTCTTCATCACCGGAACGGTGACGGCGGTGGACCTTCCGGAGCCCGGACGACGACACCCAAGTTACATGGTGAGCGTGCGTCTTAAAGACAACCGTATGGTTCAGCTAGGGAACAGGTACGCAAGCGGTCACGAGCCTCGATTGGGGCTGACCCTGGCCCTGAGCTGCACCCAGCAGGCAGGGTGCCGCGACGCTTCCAGGCAGAGGCCCTATCCCGGGTGGCTGTTCTGGATCAGCTTCCTGCTTGTGCTCGGCGCATTCAATGGCCTTGTTCTCTGGTCGCTGTGGCGAGCGTGGAGGGCCGAGCACTCCGGGTAAGATTCACGTCTTCCCCAGCAGGTACGCCTTGGGGTGATGCCCGCCGCTGTACACCTGGAAGAGCTCGCGGGCGTGCCACCCCGTCTGCTCACGCAACAGCCGCTCGAACAGCCTGATCTCGTGGGTGAGGACCACCAGGCGCCCGTGGCGGCTGCACAGGCGGTGCATCTCGGTCAGGAAGGCGGGGTACAGGGCCGCGTTGGCGCGGTGGTCGCCGAT
This genomic interval from Deinococcus aestuarii contains the following:
- a CDS encoding metallophosphoesterase family protein; its protein translation is MPPVRVALIADIHGNADALRAVLADIDRQGVDRIVVNGDVVNRGPDSAEALGLLLGRDDVTFTLGNHDDLLRLWHTRSETLPPEWFADPFWGATEWSAGQLDRAGLLDVPGEWPLTVTLRESGLPEVLVAHGTPAHYRESLSERTGAERVRELAGGAGVLVGSHIHRPAQAERGGVLVLNTGAVGAPANGDRRAQYLLLTATPRGWQPEFRAVPYDVEPVLRRFETSGLHAAGGLSAEIFRDELRTARSLYTPYWMWTEAHEYPRDERTWAAFLRQHPLH
- the cysK gene encoding cysteine synthase A yields the protein MIDALVGNTPLVQLRRVVEPGMADVFVKLEGLNPGGSIKDRTALGLIEDAERRGVLGPGGTIVEPTSGNTGIGLAQVAAARGYKLILCMPAQMSEERKRTLQAYGAELVLTDPERRMIAAIEEAERISQETGAVMVGQFTNPANPAAHERTTGPELWAQMEGRVDAFVFGSGTGGTISGVGRFLKRQDPGVRVVAVEPARSNVLSGGERGEHGFQGMGPGFIPENLDRSVIDEIIPVWEEDAYPLARRLAREEGVFVGMSSGAMAWAALEVARRLGPGKRVATIACDTGARYLTTSLFSGGPGTPKGYKPYSRERVEEAERVVG
- a CDS encoding DUF937 domain-containing protein encodes the protein MMDIFNMLGGMGQAQQTVGNRLGTSPNQTQAALEAAVPLLLGAMTRNAQQPGGAQALSGALDQHDGSALDLFGQGQAPDPYQGQNILGHVFGNQQQAAANAVSRRAGIDPQLAMQVLAMAAPLVLGYLSRQRQGQGGGFGQMGGGQMGGAGGFDIGSILGGMLGGGMGGGLGGMLGGGQGQTPTQGGVLGGGSVIPGYSQDPYGQSGYAQDPRQTQGEVLGGPMISDYTRDPSGQTGYDQNPLGQPGHVGTGQMGGGAGNMGGMIGTLNNVLDRDGDGNALDDLIGMFGGGRR
- a CDS encoding DNA-3-methyladenine glycosylase; the encoded protein is MTSPLPPAFFDRDPTRVARELLGSTLVRVLPGGERLAGRVVEAEAYDCPRDPACAAGRFHLVRTVAMAIAPGHWLFWSAHGHPLLQVACREEGVSASVLIRALEPVEGLGTMLTHRPVTRERDLTNGPAKLVYALGLDPAAVAGLPVNGPTLHLLPGEPLPDERVEVTARVGILAGKNLPWRFLIRGNPWVSPGVPSMDLSAGLMGEGLPGASH